CCCGGCGCCAGCTCGAGGGTCGCGGCCTGCAGGTCGTTGTGCAGCACCGCGGCGAGGCGCTCGGGGTCTCCGGCGCGCAGCGCCTGCAGCACCGGCGCGTCGACCGCGGGGCGACGCTCGCCGGGTGCGGCCGCGACGCCGCGCAGGCGATCGAGCTCGGCATAGACGGCGGGCGTGGAGATGCCGAACTCGGCGATCGCGAGCACCCAGTGGAACGAGCCGGTGGCCAGCGCGGGGCTCAGCCGGTCGCCGCGCCCGGTGCCGATCGCGGTGCCGCCGGTGAGCGCGAACGGCACGTCGGCGCCGAGCCGCGCGGCGAGCGCGTGCAGCTCGTCCTTGCCGAGGCCGACCTCCCAGAGCGCGTCGCACGCGACGAGTGCGGCCGCGGCGTCCGCCGACCCGCCGCCCATCCCGCCGGCGATGGGCACGTGCTTCTCGATGGCCAGGTGCACGCCGCTGTCGATGCCGACGTGCGTCGCGAGCATCCGCGCCGCACGCAGCGCCAGGTTCGAGTCGTCGACCGGCAGCGCGGAGGTGTCGATCGACCCGCTGAACGCGACCGAGAAGTCCTCCGCCGGGTACGCCCGCAGGTCCTCGTACAGCGACACCGCCTGGTAGGCCGTGGCGACGTCGTGGTACCCGTCGGGCTGCAGTCCGCCGACCCGCATGAAGAGGTTGATCTTGCCGGGAGCCCGCACGTGCACGACCGGTGTGGCTTCGGCGAGGGTCATTGCTCCAACCTATCCCGCGGCTCGGGCGAGCCATGCGCGCAGCCGGTCCTTCACCTCGGCGAACCGCTCGCCGTCGGCCATGCGGCTCCGGGTGAGGGTGACCGAGGTGCGCTCGCCGCCGGGCGTGGCCTGCGCGGCGAGCCGTTCGCCGTCGTCGAGGTTCCATCGCGCGTTCGGGTACTTCGCGGTGCGGTTCTGCGCGTCGGGCGTCCGCCCGAGCTCGGCGGCGACGACCGCGATCACGGCGTCGAGCGCCGCATCCGTGCCGAACGGCAGGGTCTTCGACACGGATGCCTCGAAGCTGCCGTCCTGCCGCTGCCCCGGTCGACGGATGCCGCGCGCCTGCTGATACCCGACGACGATGCCCTGCGTCCACCACGGGTCCACACCGTGCTCGGCGACCAGCCACTTCACGGTCGCGGGGTGCGTCCACGACGCCGCGCCGGCCGCGTCGAGCACCGCGAACCAACCCTCCCAGTCGCGCCCGGTCGCGGCCTCGAGCGCCTCGGCGCCCATCGCCTGCTGCATGCCCCCCACGGGCGTCTCCGCCATGGGGCTCACGCTACCGCGCGGCGCGGGCGACGGCGAGGAACTGCTCGATGCCGAGCTCCTCGCCACGAGCCTGCGGGTCGACGCCCGCGGCCTCGAGCACGGCGGATGCCTCGGAGCTGGTGCCGCCCAGCACGCCCGCGAGCGCCTGTCGGAGCATCTTGCGACGCTGCTGGAAGGCGGCGTCGATGATCGCGAACGTGGCCTTCCGCTCGGCCTCGGTGCCGGGCTCGTCGTCGGCGCGTGCGAACCCGACGAGCACCGAGTCGACGTTCGGCACGGGCCAGAACACGGTGCGCGACACCTGCCCGGCGACGCGCCAGTCGCCGTACCAGGCGGCCTTGGCGCTCGGCGCGCCGTAGACCTTCGACCCGGGGCGGGCGGCGAGCCGGTGGCCCACCTCGGCCTGCACCATGACGATGCCGCTCGCGAGCGACCCGAAGTGCTCGAGCAGGTGCAGGAGCACCGGCACGGAGACGTTGTACGGCAGGTTCGCGACCAGGCGCACGGGCGCGGCGGGCAGCTCGGTGACGCGCAGTGCATCGGCGTGCACGACGTCGATGCGGGTGCCCGGCTGCATGACGGCGACCGTGTGCGGCAGCTGCTCGGCGAGGCGCCCGTCGATCTCGACGGCCACGACGTGCGCGCCGGCCTCGAGCAGCCCGAGCGTGAGCGACCCGAGCCCGGGGCCGACCTCGAGCACCACGTCGCCGGGGGCGACCTCGGCGAGCTGCACGATGCGCCGCACGGTGTTGGCGTCGTGCACGAAGTTCTGGCCGAGCTTCTTCGTCGGGCTCACGCCGAGGTGCGCGGCGAGGTCGCGGATCTCGGCCGGGCCGAGCAGGCGCGGTTCGGGCGCGGGCGCGCCGGAGGCATCCGTCGCCTCGTGCCGGTGCGCGTTCATCGCCGTCCCCCCACGACCATGATGCTCACGCATCCCCGGGCGGCGCCACCGGTGCCGCGCCGCCGGCGCGCGAAACCGATGCCGCGCCGTCGGCACCGGAAGCCGGCTCCGCGCCGTCGGCACCCGAAACGTACCCCGCGCCATCGGCGCCCGACACCGGCGCCGCGTCCCACCGGCCGTACGCGCGCTCGGTGTTCGCCGCGATCGTCGCCGACAGCTCGTCGACGTCGGCGCCGAGCACCTCGGCCATGAACCGCACGGTGTGCGGCACGAGGTACGGCGCGTTCGGGCGCCCGCGGTTCGGGGCGGGCGTGAGGTACGGGGCATCCGTCTCGACCATGACGAGCTCGCGCGGCGCGGCGCGCAGCCCCTCGCGCAGGTTCTCGGCGTTCTTGAACGTCACGTTGCCCGCGAACGACAGGTACCAGCCGTGCTCGGCACAGACCGCGGCGAGCGCCGCGTCGCCCGAGAAGCAGTGGAACACGGTGCGCTCGGGCGCGCCGACCCGCAGCAGGGTCGCGACCACGTCGTCGTGCGCATCGCGGTCGTGGATCTGCAGGGCGAGGCCGTGGCGCTTCGCGATGTCGATGTGGGCCTCGAACGACGCGAACTGGGCGTCGCGCCCGTCGTCGCCGGTGCGGAACCAGTCGAGGCCGGTCTCCCCCACGGCGACGACGCGCGGCCGGGCGGCCAGCCCGTCGATCGCGGCGAGTGCGTCATCGAGGGCATCGGCGGCCGCGAGTTCGGGCGCGTCGTTCGGGTGGATCGCCACGGCCGCGAGCACCCGCGCATCACGCGAAGCGAGCTCCGCCGACCACTTCGACGTCGCCACGTCGGTACCGACCTGCACGACGCCCGCGATGCCGACCGCGCCCGCCCGATCGAGGTGCTCGGCGGGCGTGATCGGCATCGCCCCGTCGGCCACCTCGAGGTGGGTGTGGTTGTCGTAGACGGGAACCGCGAGCGGCTCGGGCGCCGCCGGGTAGGCCGGCGACCCGCCGTCGCGGGCAGCCCGGGAGCGGAGGTGGCCCGAGGTCACGCCGCGCTCTCGATGCGCGGGAACAGCGGCTCGAGCGGGCGCACCGAAGCG
This is a stretch of genomic DNA from Agromyces sp. SYSU T00194. It encodes these proteins:
- a CDS encoding 4-(cytidine 5'-diphospho)-2-C-methyl-D-erythritol kinase, encoding MTLAEATPVVHVRAPGKINLFMRVGGLQPDGYHDVATAYQAVSLYEDLRAYPAEDFSVAFSGSIDTSALPVDDSNLALRAARMLATHVGIDSGVHLAIEKHVPIAGGMGGGSADAAAALVACDALWEVGLGKDELHALAARLGADVPFALTGGTAIGTGRGDRLSPALATGSFHWVLAIAEFGISTPAVYAELDRLRGVAAAPGERRPAVDAPVLQALRAGDPERLAAVLHNDLQAATLELAPGLGGILQLGSDHGALAGLVSGSGPTVAFLAADTDAALELQVALSASRLTAIRAHGPVHGARVLPA
- the rsmA gene encoding 16S rRNA (adenine(1518)-N(6)/adenine(1519)-N(6))-dimethyltransferase RsmA, with product MNAHRHEATDASGAPAPEPRLLGPAEIRDLAAHLGVSPTKKLGQNFVHDANTVRRIVQLAEVAPGDVVLEVGPGLGSLTLGLLEAGAHVVAVEIDGRLAEQLPHTVAVMQPGTRIDVVHADALRVTELPAAPVRLVANLPYNVSVPVLLHLLEHFGSLASGIVMVQAEVGHRLAARPGSKVYGAPSAKAAWYGDWRVAGQVSRTVFWPVPNVDSVLVGFARADDEPGTEAERKATFAIIDAAFQQRRKMLRQALAGVLGGTSSEASAVLEAAGVDPQARGEELGIEQFLAVARAAR
- a CDS encoding TatD family hydrolase, encoding MTSGHLRSRAARDGGSPAYPAAPEPLAVPVYDNHTHLEVADGAMPITPAEHLDRAGAVGIAGVVQVGTDVATSKWSAELASRDARVLAAVAIHPNDAPELAAADALDDALAAIDGLAARPRVVAVGETGLDWFRTGDDGRDAQFASFEAHIDIAKRHGLALQIHDRDAHDDVVATLLRVGAPERTVFHCFSGDAALAAVCAEHGWYLSFAGNVTFKNAENLREGLRAAPRELVMVETDAPYLTPAPNRGRPNAPYLVPHTVRFMAEVLGADVDELSATIAANTERAYGRWDAAPVSGADGAGYVSGADGAEPASGADGAASVSRAGGAAPVAPPGDA